The Molothrus aeneus isolate 106 unplaced genomic scaffold, BPBGC_Maene_1.0 scaffold_98, whole genome shotgun sequence genome includes a region encoding these proteins:
- the LOC136571193 gene encoding olfactory receptor 14A16-like produces the protein MSNSSSIRHFLLLALADTRQLQLLHFCLLLGISLAALLGNGLIISAVACGHHLHTPMFFFLLNLALSDLGSICTTVPKAMHNSLWETSNIFYTGCAAQLFFFFFFISAEFYLLTIMCYDRYVSICKPLHYRTLLGSRACAHMAAAAWASAFLHALMHAANTFSLPLCHGNAVGQFFCEIPQILKLSCSHSNLRELALIAVTVSLDCGCFAFIAFSYVQIFRAVLRIPSEQGRHKAFSTCLPHLAVVSLFISTGFFAHLKPPSISSPSLDLALSVLYSVVPPALNPLIYSLRNQELKAAVWRLMSGRFQKH, from the coding sequence atgtccaacagcagctccatcaggcacttcctcctgctggcattggcagacacgcggcagctgcagctcctgcacttctgcctcttgctgggcatctccctggctgccctcctgggcaacggcctcatcatcagcgccgtagcctgcggccaccacctgcacacgcccatgttcttcttcctgctcaacctggccctcagcgacctgggctccatctgcaccactgtccccaaagccatgcacaattccctctgggaaaCCAGCAACATCTTCTACACTGgatgtgctgctcagctctttttctttttcttcttcatctcagcagaattttatttgctgaccatcatgtgctacgaccgctacgtgtccatctgcaaacccctgcactacaggaccctcctgggcagcagagcttgtgcccacatggcagcagctgcctgggccagtgcctttctccATGCTCTCATGCACGCggccaatacattttcccttcccctttgccatggcaatgccgtgggccagttcttctgtgaaatcccacagaTCCTCAAGCTCTCATGCTCACACTCAAACCTCAGAGAACTGGCGTTAATTGCTGTTACTGTCTCTTTAGATTGTGGCTGTTTTGCATTCATTGctttctcctatgtgcagatcttcagggctgtgctgaggatcccctctgagcagggccggcacaaagccttttccacctgcctccctcacctggctgtggtcTCCCTGTTCATCAGCACTGGTTTTTTTGCTCACCTGAAGCCCCcttccatctcctccccatccctggatctggccctgtcagttctgtactcggtggtgcctccagccctgaatcccctcatctacagcctaaggaaccaggagctcaaggctgcagtgtggagaCTGATGTCTGGAAGGTTTCAGAAACATTAA